One region of Salvelinus sp. IW2-2015 unplaced genomic scaffold, ASM291031v2 Un_scaffold16466, whole genome shotgun sequence genomic DNA includes:
- the mmaa gene encoding methylmalonic aciduria type A protein, mitochondrial, producing the protein MGPSVLFPLLHGLSSPLRTVTPTWGRCLLRQLPPPSCTHTPCTPSFPGLNSQHIRGMCVESTLSHIKELSPPEQRLLNKLYEGLISGQRASLAESITLVETQHLRKKELAQVLLQRVLAYRKEQEKQNGGKPLAFRVGLSGPPGAGKSTFIEVVGKMLTGQGHKVSVLAVDPSSCTTGGSLMGDKTRMTELSRDMSAFIRPSPTSGTLGGVTRTTNEAIVLCEGGGYDIXLVETVGVGQSEFAVADMVDMFVLLIPPAGGDELQGIKRGIIEKADLVVVTKADGDLLVPARRIQAEYTSALKLLRKKSKSGT; encoded by the exons ATGGGACCCTCAGTACTCTTTCCGCTTCTCCACGGCTTGTCCTCCCCCTTACGAACTGTCACCCCAACATGGGGCCGATGCCTCCTCCGCCAGCTACCCCCACCATCCTGCACTCATACCCCTTGTACCCCCTCATTCCCTGGGCTTAACTCCCAACACATCCGTGGTATGTGTGTGGAATCCACCCTCAGCCACATCAAGGAGCTGAGTCCACCAGAGCAGAGGCTGTTGAATAAGCTGTATGAAGGACTGATCTCAGGTCAGCGGGCCAGTCTGGCCGAGTCCATTACCCTGGTGGAGACCCAGCACCTCAGGAAGAAAGAGCTGGCCCAGGTCCTGCTGCAGAGAGTACTGGCCTACAGGAAGGAGCAGGAGAAACAGAACGGAGGGAAACCCCTGGCCTTCAGAGTGG gtctgtctggcCCACCCGGAGCTGGGAAGTCCACCTTCATTGAGGTGGTGGGGAAGATGCTCACAGGACAAGGACATAAAGTCTCTGTTCTGGCTGTCGACCCCTCATCATGCACTACAGGAG ggTCTCTGATGGGTGACAAGACTCGTATGACTGAGCTGTCCAGAGACATGAGTGCTTTCATCAGACCCTCCCCCACCTCTGGAACACTGGGAGGAGTCACCCGGACCACCAATGAGGCCATAGTACTGTGTGAGGGGGGCGGATACGACATCRTTCTGGTAGAGACTGTAG GTGTAGGCCAGTCAGAGTTTGCTGTGGCTGACATGGTGGACATGTTTGTGTTGCTGATCCCACCAGCAGGGGGCGATGAACTACAG GGCATTAAGCGAGGCATCATAGAGAAGGCAGACCTTGTGGTGGTCACTAAAGCAGACGGAGACCTGTTAGTTCCAGCCAGGAGAATCCAGGCAGAGTATACCAGCGCTCTGAAACTGCTCAGGAAGAAATCAAAGTCCGGAACCTAA